The genomic region TGGGTCATCATTGAGAAGCACAAAGGAGCTTCATGTTTGAGGCAAGAGATGAGACCTTTGTTTATCAATTCGAGCCCTTAAGCCCTTTTTTATTAGTTGACACAAATCTCATTTGACAATCCACAAGCAATGTGAGATGATGTTGCATAATACATATTTTAATGTAAATAAAACAATGCTCAAAAGTTCTCtataaaaaatatttctttaaatGACCTTGTGATCTCTTTAACAATAATGGAGATGCAATGCATGAAAGATTGAACTCTCGAAAATTTAACAAAAATCCGTTGTGTATTACAATTTTTGAAAACCATACATGTTATTTAGTAATTTTGTATGCCCTTTAGCTGCTTCCATTTAAAATTGctaaaatcattttcaatattttctttaaataacaatatattatttaaatgAATGGTGATTTCTGCACATAAATCATCTTATTAAGTacataaatataaattttattctaaaattaaatttttttaatttcaaattttcatttgcaaCTATTAATCATGGTTTCTAATTTTCAAAACTAAAACCATTTCGTAAAagctttttaatttttaaattaaatattattctaaacaattgtttttatatattttaaattattaaatcaattttataacaTCACATTCCCAATTTTAGGAAAAGCAAAAACATTCAACCAAAAAAAACACattataaaaaaagaaaagaaagacaaaatgtGGTTATGGCTCTGGATTTTCCCAAACATGGTGATTGCAATAAATATTAGGTCCTTTTCACTTGTCAGAACTGTGCACTATTTCCTAGAAACTTTATAATGAAGGCttaaaagaaagaaacataaattcatttatgaaaagCAAATTATCTGAAGTCTttaaagaaaatataataaaataatattataaaaagcAAATTTTGGAAACCCCACGCGTCGTAGCCATACTTCATAAAAGAATCCAACGTACCTGCCTTGTGTACATATCTCCGTCATGCCCGCCGTCAATTGAATAAGACGTAACGtatatacaatgtatatatatataacacttTGCACAGTGCCAAAGcaaattatcacttgattaaaaagAGAGTTTACAGTACAGTTAAAAGTAAATGCTGCTGCTGGACTCTTAATCAAGAGAGTACAATGCCCTTCATCATAACCAAATCGTTCTCAATCACACATTTACAGAGATATTTTTCCTCGCTcagattaaattaataataaacACTTGCACAACGTTAGCCACTCAGGGAAGTGGATCGACTCcatgactaatttttttttttgattctcGCCATCACCCAAAAAAACTTTTAACTTACTTCATTCGACGCCCGAAATATCGACCCCAAAAAAAACCGGACCCGACGAGAAATTCTGAATAAATATTTTGCTGTTGTCGATGTACAGATAATGTTAAGGTGGGGGAAAAAAACAGACCCAATAACATTCTCCGGCTgtgttataaataaataaataaaaagaaggcTGAATTCATCAGTTTTTGCTGTTTTTGGTGTTGTATAAATGCTTAGGTGCAGAGATTAGGTTGAAGAGTTGATGTGTTGCAGTAGCCGTTAAGCTTTCTGCGCTTTGCAGCGACTGATGCGTACAGATTCACACTTCTCAAGCTTTCCTCTAATGAAGATGCCCTGCTTGTTGTGCTGTTGCTCGTACAAAACCCATCTAACACACCCACTGGACTCTGTGGTATTGATGAAGATGCAGATTTGGCCCTTTTGGGAATTGCAAATAGTCTCCGCATTAGACTGTAACATTTAAGGATCAAATCCTGAAAGAAAAACAGGGAAAACAAAACCCAGATGATCTCATTAATCGATTGTAGTTGATTGTACTTAGATTTTTTTAAAACAGGGAAAAATTACCCAAATGATCTCATTAGTTCATTGTACTTGGAATTTTACAGATAATTACTGATCATAGCTCAATCATGTGTTACGGATTGTAACAATTGAAGGATTAAAGATTAGATTATTGAGTTAATTTGTGTTTTGACTAAGGATTAAACTGTTTTGCTTACTTTATTTACAGTAGAGCATGATAGGACCCCCTTTCTGTACCGTGCACCTTCTGCAGGGGCCAAACTTTCCTCTGCTGCACAGAGTACAGCTGCAGCGGCTATGGCAGATGGGCGATGCTGCAAAAAATCAATCCCTGCATTCATTCAAAGCCCGATTTTAGCATACACAATGGGTTTAATGGGTTTAATATAGATTAGATATAACCGAACTGCCATTGCCACATTTTGTGCTTGCATACCTCTGATGGTGGATAAAATTAGCTCGCCAACTCTTGAAACCATTGGGGATTTGCTACTGCTGCCCCCACCATCATTACCACCGTGGTGAATGAAGTAATCTATGAAGGAAAACGGTGTAACAGAGAGCATTCTCCATTCTAGAGTAGCAAGCACCATTAGCTCCATTCTCTTGAGGGTTCTTGCCTCGAAAACAAATTTGGGGCCCTCGGTTTGGAGGTCTAGAAGTAGTGGAACATCTGTTTCCTCCATTTTAGCGgccaaagaaagacaagctacagATAGCAGCTGCAGCATCCAGGCCTTGCCATCCTGtaaatcaatccaatccaatccagaAAGGAGAAATGCAATCAGATACTGCAAAACCCATCTCAAATTCATCCCCCAAGACCTTAATTCCACCACCAAATAGCTCAAATTCAATGCCCAATAACTTAAACCCAATACCCATTAACTCTAATTCAGCACCCAATAACTTTGAATATAAAACCCGATAGCTCATATTGAGCACCCAATATAAAGCTTTTTAAACAAAGAACATGCCCTCTTCTACTGTAAATCAATCCGATCTAAAACACGGCATTATGCACCGGAATCGCCAACTCAATATCAAAAATAAACAACTGATAACAATGTGCCCAAAAGAAAAGTGCTGCAAAGGTGTTGTTCAGAAACAGATAAAAAAATGTCTCCCAAATGCGATCAAAAGGTGCTTAAAATGAGCTAAAAAGTGATATGCTAAGAGAAGAGCAATACCGGCAGTTGATATCTGGAAAGGAACCGATCCAGGTAGTTTATAGACAGATAGGCCGTGAGAGGACCAAAGCTGTAATAAGCATGAACCTAAGCCAGAAAAAAAACACAATTTCAGCCATATAAACACCCCACATAAGCCTCAAAATGCACAATACACAATGTACATATATACCTTGAGAATCCATCCGATGGCATTTGCACGAGCAGAGGCGAAATCCATCCGATGGTCCTGATACCATTTCAAGGGCATATATTCACATTCTTTCCCAACTAAGACTGCTATTTCTTCATCATCCTGAACTGGGAA from Cryptomeria japonica chromosome 3, Sugi_1.0, whole genome shotgun sequence harbors:
- the LOC131067215 gene encoding cyclin-D4-1, whose product is MAALSSSSDDCLSNLLCGEDASNVVGCWDEGDDDERICGQGVDKTKSRTKPIFPDFPVQDDEEIAVLVGKECEYMPLKWYQDHRMDFASARANAIGWILKVHAYYSFGPLTAYLSINYLDRFLSRYQLPDGKAWMLQLLSVACLSLAAKMEETDVPLLLDLQTEGPKFVFEARTLKRMELMVLATLEWRMLSVTPFSFIDYFIHHGGNDGGGSSSKSPMVSRVGELILSTIRGIDFLQHRPSAIAAAAVLCAAEESLAPAEGARYRKGVLSCSTVNKDLILKCYSLMRRLFAIPKRAKSASSSIPQSPVGVLDGFCTSNSTTSRASSLEESLRSVNLYASVAAKRRKLNGYCNTSTLQPNLCT